One Thiocapsa bogorovii DNA segment encodes these proteins:
- a CDS encoding PilW family protein — MRSRTIATHLGWRRQIGFTLVELLVASVLGLFIIAGAASVFTASRETARIGERVQTNQEARRYVAQTISRVVRAGESFSGTNESKLVVKFPDDLPDDVLDCLGKTAAGVSNSFTTALNKDTGKYELLCQRDSEKPQALIDGLAPSSDKKPNMEVQLLRPSLIDDCPENEECLGELQPANVNNATSVQIVIRVPSPDGTPEIDDKAFIVTMRCVVLGCNEGG; from the coding sequence ATGAGATCCCGAACGATAGCGACCCACCTGGGATGGCGACGCCAGATCGGATTCACGTTAGTAGAGCTTCTTGTCGCATCGGTTCTCGGATTGTTTATCATCGCAGGAGCGGCAAGCGTCTTCACCGCGAGTCGGGAGACCGCCCGTATCGGGGAGCGCGTGCAAACCAATCAAGAAGCTCGTCGCTACGTTGCCCAGACGATTTCACGGGTTGTCCGTGCCGGCGAGAGCTTTTCCGGTACAAACGAGAGCAAGCTCGTTGTCAAATTTCCGGATGATCTTCCCGATGATGTCCTGGACTGCCTCGGGAAGACTGCTGCCGGTGTGTCGAATAGCTTTACAACAGCATTAAACAAGGATACTGGGAAGTACGAGCTTCTCTGCCAACGAGACTCTGAGAAACCTCAAGCCTTGATCGATGGGCTGGCCCCTTCTTCGGATAAAAAACCGAATATGGAAGTGCAGTTACTTCGTCCAAGTCTGATCGATGACTGTCCGGAGAATGAGGAGTGTTTAGGTGAATTGCAACCCGCGAACGTCAACAACGCAACCTCGGTGCAGATTGTCATCAGAGTACCTAGCCCAGATGGAACCCCCGAGATTGACGATAAGGCTTTTATTGTGACCATGAGATGTGTAGTACTTGGTTGTAACGAGGGAGGATAA
- a CDS encoding DUF7305 domain-containing protein codes for MFKKEAEAMTNSRKKSHQKGVALVVGLILVAVASLGAVVAIRSSLLQDRMASNQHNKSVSEMAAEAGAGRFLDWITDQERTNNLGTDWEERDATWLPDTRNATADFPPFGYFWIGEEPTWADNPFDVTVIGESTLNNEVLAETQLRFSVSIEAGVSTPMFQPFADAGVVGCEGVATRGSGQIDSYDSSVGPYNAANPGREAHVLTTSPSAMIELTGNAPIYGSVNSTGGVSATGSSPVYGDINATGEVSLKGGGVKVYGNVNTAGDVVFESSAEVHGNVSANGDIAFENWGARVTGDANAGGTITSKNKNKPPEDHVGGSVQAGSNPGNTGVPETPCDPLDIDEIVSEFDGQFSTGGMNIGPWTYRDLKLSPDGVDYYDPTWNVKSWKTDNTRTMQDVDLFGNETRFLKVSDFSLGQNGSLEVTGGDVVLMVDGDMSIGGNTAITIAPGSSLTVLLTGKFDLQGSVTVNDKNPIDASGKIPFSLYSTYEQASKKGNNDGVQMRGNTDLTAVVYAPKSHVSATGSGALFGQVRGKSVEATGAGGIHYDVRLGTFSVPTSESTGGNDDATAVRVTSWNVVLPVSE; via the coding sequence ATGTTTAAGAAGGAGGCTGAGGCGATGACGAACTCTCGCAAAAAATCTCACCAAAAGGGTGTCGCTTTGGTCGTGGGGCTCATATTGGTTGCCGTTGCGAGCCTTGGAGCCGTTGTCGCAATTCGAAGCAGCCTTCTCCAAGACCGCATGGCGTCCAACCAGCACAACAAGTCCGTCTCCGAGATGGCGGCAGAAGCTGGAGCAGGTCGTTTCCTTGATTGGATAACAGATCAGGAGCGAACAAACAATCTCGGAACCGACTGGGAAGAAAGGGATGCGACGTGGCTCCCCGACACCCGAAACGCAACCGCGGACTTCCCGCCATTCGGATACTTCTGGATCGGCGAAGAGCCTACTTGGGCGGATAATCCGTTCGATGTAACTGTCATCGGAGAATCAACGCTGAATAACGAGGTCTTGGCGGAGACCCAGCTTCGCTTCAGCGTTTCCATCGAAGCAGGCGTATCCACTCCGATGTTTCAGCCATTCGCCGATGCCGGCGTCGTTGGCTGCGAAGGCGTCGCAACGCGCGGGAGCGGCCAGATCGACAGCTATGATTCGAGCGTGGGACCCTACAATGCCGCCAACCCGGGGCGAGAGGCACATGTGCTAACGACATCCCCGTCGGCGATGATAGAGCTTACCGGCAATGCCCCGATTTACGGCAGCGTGAACTCGACGGGCGGCGTATCCGCAACAGGCTCATCGCCGGTTTACGGTGACATCAACGCCACCGGCGAGGTCTCGCTGAAAGGTGGCGGAGTCAAGGTCTACGGCAACGTGAATACTGCAGGAGACGTAGTTTTCGAGAGTAGCGCCGAGGTTCATGGCAATGTCTCTGCGAATGGTGATATTGCTTTCGAAAATTGGGGCGCCCGTGTTACCGGCGATGCAAACGCCGGCGGCACGATTACAAGCAAGAACAAGAATAAGCCTCCCGAGGATCATGTCGGCGGATCCGTTCAAGCCGGGTCGAATCCCGGAAACACGGGTGTGCCGGAAACCCCTTGCGATCCGCTCGATATCGACGAAATTGTTTCGGAATTCGACGGCCAATTCTCAACGGGTGGGATGAACATCGGACCCTGGACTTACCGCGATCTTAAGCTTTCGCCAGACGGCGTTGACTATTACGATCCGACCTGGAACGTAAAGAGCTGGAAGACAGACAATACGCGCACGATGCAGGATGTCGATTTGTTCGGAAATGAAACCCGATTCCTCAAGGTCTCGGATTTCTCGTTGGGTCAGAACGGGAGTCTTGAAGTGACGGGCGGTGACGTTGTTCTCATGGTCGACGGCGACATGTCGATCGGCGGCAACACCGCGATTACGATTGCGCCGGGCAGCAGCCTGACCGTACTCCTGACCGGCAAGTTCGATCTTCAGGGAAGTGTAACCGTCAACGACAAAAATCCGATCGACGCATCCGGTAAAATACCGTTTTCGTTGTACTCGACGTACGAGCAGGCATCGAAAAAAGGAAACAACGACGGTGTGCAGATGCGTGGAAACACCGACCTGACCGCCGTCGTCTACGCACCGAAATCGCATGTTTCAGCCACCGGAAGCGGCGCTCTTTTCGGCCAAGTCCGCGGAAAAAGCGTCGAGGCAACAGGGGCGGGCGGAATCCATTACGACGTCCGGCTCGGCACCTTCTCTGTTCCAACGAGCGAAAGTACCGGCGGAAATGACGATGCGACGGCGGTCCGGGTGACGAGCTGGAACGTGGTCTTGCCCGTATCCGAATAA
- a CDS encoding Rpn family recombination-promoting nuclease/putative transposase — protein sequence MHTDPLFYRLFQERPALAFDLAGLTVPDPSAYRMRAIEVKQTAFRLDGVLIPPPEHANARLIFTEAQFQGRPTFYARWLAAIFLYLYRHRVSRPWQAVVVFPDRSADTGIITPYESLIHCGMLRRVYLCDLINAQDLGFNARLARLVILSPEQAPAEARALAAERDTTADPLETLDLIETILVYKFPERTREEIRAMLHLPETDLKKTRFYQEVFSEGREEGREEGREEAARALVLRQLTRRCGTPTPQHRKRIQALSGSELGSLGEALLDFRSVDDLETWLASR from the coding sequence ATGCACACCGACCCCCTGTTTTACCGTCTGTTTCAGGAACGTCCCGCGCTGGCCTTCGACCTCGCCGGGCTGACGGTACCCGACCCCTCGGCTTACCGCATGCGGGCGATCGAGGTCAAGCAGACCGCCTTCCGACTCGACGGGGTCCTGATCCCGCCGCCGGAGCACGCCAATGCTCGGCTGATCTTCACCGAGGCCCAGTTCCAAGGCCGCCCGACCTTCTACGCCCGATGGCTGGCGGCGATCTTCCTGTATCTGTACCGCCATCGCGTCTCCCGCCCCTGGCAAGCCGTCGTGGTGTTCCCGGATCGCAGCGCCGACACCGGAATCATCACCCCCTACGAAAGTCTCATCCATTGCGGGATGCTTCGACGCGTCTACCTTTGCGATCTGATCAATGCCCAAGACCTCGGCTTCAACGCCCGCTTGGCGCGTCTGGTTATCCTGAGCCCAGAACAAGCTCCGGCCGAGGCGCGCGCCCTGGCCGCCGAGCGCGACACCACCGCCGATCCGCTGGAGACCCTCGATCTGATCGAGACAATTTTGGTGTATAAATTCCCCGAGAGAACCCGCGAGGAGATTCGAGCCATGTTGCACCTACCCGAAACCGACTTGAAGAAGACCCGCTTTTACCAAGAGGTATTCAGCGAAGGCCGCGAGGAAGGTCGCGAGGAAGGCCGCGAGGAAGCCGCACGCGCACTGGTTTTGAGACAACTCACGCGGCGCTGCGGCACACCGACGCCGCAACACCGAAAGCGGATCCAAGCCCTCTCCGGCAGTGAACTCGGGTCGTTAGGCGAAGCCCTGCTGGACTTCCGCTCTGTCGACGACCTCGAGACCTGGCTGGCGTCGCGCTGA
- a CDS encoding GspH/FimT family pseudopilin — translation MRTRTSYINVSNGFTLIELMTSLVVLSILLAIGIPSFKSFSDKDRITDTTNDLITAFQLGRSEAIRHRTKATICEANKDQTECVNESTLWSNGWILYRSTPATPIRIGTAPLDGVRISTNALRIVFDAAGQATDFGQFEIDSDAGEPRCIRVLPSGFISSEKMACPKTE, via the coding sequence ATGAGAACTCGAACATCGTACATCAACGTGAGCAATGGATTCACGCTCATCGAGCTGATGACGAGCTTAGTCGTGCTGAGCATTCTACTTGCAATCGGCATTCCCAGCTTCAAGAGCTTCTCAGACAAGGATCGTATTACGGACACGACGAATGATTTGATCACAGCTTTTCAACTCGGGCGGAGCGAAGCGATTCGGCACCGCACCAAGGCCACTATCTGCGAGGCAAACAAAGATCAAACAGAGTGCGTCAACGAATCTACTCTGTGGTCAAACGGATGGATTCTATATCGAAGCACCCCGGCCACGCCAATCCGGATCGGAACAGCACCTCTCGACGGTGTCAGGATCTCCACGAATGCATTGCGCATCGTTTTTGACGCGGCCGGCCAAGCAACGGATTTCGGACAATTCGAGATCGACTCTGACGCCGGGGAACCGCGCTGTATCCGAGTGCTTCCGAGTGGATTCATCTCATCGGAGAAGATGGCATGCCCAAAAACCGAGTAA
- a CDS encoding DNA-formamidopyrimidine glycosylase family protein — MPEGDTIHKLATFLSGALVGQRLDSARLQGRAIAALAQDRILGISSKGKHLFIDLEGGASLRVHLGMYGSWHRYPVGQAWQKPKRRATLVLSASGQDYVCFNAKEVEILETRGFKKRDQTDRLGPDLSRDAPTPESLLHRARTLLTPETELVDLLLDQRIASGIGNVYKSEILFLERCEPRTRFGAISDETFGALYRTAERLLLNNLGGGPRVTRTADDGRGILWVYGRAGKPCFRCGTSLLRERLGQHARSTYWCPTCQ, encoded by the coding sequence ATGCCTGAAGGCGACACCATCCACAAGCTCGCGACTTTTCTGTCCGGCGCCCTGGTCGGACAGCGTCTCGACAGCGCCCGCCTGCAGGGGCGCGCCATCGCCGCGCTTGCGCAGGATCGCATCCTGGGGATCTCGAGCAAGGGCAAACACCTCTTCATCGATTTGGAAGGCGGGGCGTCGCTCCGGGTCCACCTCGGGATGTACGGCTCCTGGCACCGTTACCCGGTCGGACAGGCCTGGCAGAAACCTAAGCGCCGGGCGACACTCGTCCTGAGCGCCTCGGGGCAAGACTACGTCTGTTTCAACGCAAAAGAGGTCGAGATCCTCGAAACCCGCGGCTTCAAGAAACGCGATCAGACAGACCGACTCGGACCGGACCTCAGCCGCGATGCGCCGACCCCCGAGTCCCTGCTCCATCGCGCCCGCACACTATTGACTCCCGAGACCGAGCTCGTCGATCTCCTGCTTGATCAGCGCATCGCCAGCGGCATCGGAAACGTCTACAAATCCGAGATCCTCTTCCTGGAGAGGTGCGAGCCGCGGACCCGCTTCGGCGCCATTTCCGACGAGACCTTCGGCGCACTCTACCGAACCGCGGAACGCCTTCTCCTGAACAACCTCGGCGGCGGCCCCCGGGTCACGCGGACCGCCGACGACGGTCGCGGCATCCTCTGGGTCTACGGACGCGCCGGAAAGCCCTGCTTTCGCTGCGGAACGAGCCTATTACGGGAACGCCTCGGACAACACGCCCGATCCACCTACTGGTGCCCGACCTGCCAGTAG
- the mtgA gene encoding monofunctional biosynthetic peptidoglycan transglycosylase, giving the protein MMALSVLLVLILRWVDPPTTAFMLQRWIAAQSEPGEPPYVYHEWVDWDVIPGAVKLAVIASEDQRFPGHRGFDTIEIERAWQRFREGERLRGASTISQQTAKNLFLWSGRDPIRKGLEVWFTLLIETLWPKERILEVYLNIAQLSPDTFGVGAASWRYFDRPVMALSTSDAALIAAVLPNPNIYRLETPSATVQRRATRIRRQMAQLGGVSYLDKL; this is encoded by the coding sequence ATGATGGCGCTGTCGGTCTTGCTGGTCCTGATCCTGCGCTGGGTTGACCCGCCAACGACCGCCTTCATGCTTCAACGCTGGATCGCCGCGCAATCCGAACCCGGCGAGCCCCCCTATGTCTATCACGAGTGGGTCGACTGGGATGTCATCCCCGGCGCAGTCAAGCTCGCCGTCATCGCTTCCGAGGACCAACGCTTCCCCGGCCACCGCGGCTTCGACACCATCGAGATCGAACGCGCTTGGCAACGGTTTCGCGAAGGCGAGCGACTGCGCGGGGCGAGCACCATCAGCCAGCAGACGGCCAAGAATCTCTTCCTCTGGTCCGGCCGGGACCCGATTCGCAAAGGGCTTGAGGTCTGGTTTACCCTCCTGATCGAGACCCTTTGGCCCAAGGAGCGGATCCTCGAGGTCTATCTCAACATCGCCCAGCTCAGCCCGGACACCTTTGGCGTCGGGGCCGCGAGCTGGCGCTATTTCGATCGCCCGGTGATGGCGCTGAGCACGTCGGATGCAGCCCTGATCGCGGCCGTGCTGCCGAATCCCAACATCTACCGACTCGAAACACCCTCGGCGACCGTCCAGCGACGCGCCACCCGGATCCGCCGTCAGATGGCGCAGCTCGGCGGCGTGTCCTATCTCGACAAGCTCTGA
- a CDS encoding HPF/RaiA family ribosome-associated protein, whose product MLIKIGGDTLALDGDIRRHIETEVAKLAARFPGEDLEAHATIQEEFDPLHGHRVRCELSAKIAHGRQIVVRDARKTAKEAIDEVFGLARRNLRRVRRQISIPRTLPHGALSTGTRAIGG is encoded by the coding sequence ATGCTGATCAAAATCGGCGGGGATACCCTCGCCTTGGACGGTGATATCCGCCGTCATATCGAGACGGAAGTGGCCAAGCTTGCGGCACGCTTCCCCGGTGAAGACTTGGAGGCTCATGCCACGATCCAAGAGGAATTCGACCCGCTCCACGGACACCGCGTCCGCTGCGAGCTCTCCGCCAAGATCGCCCACGGGCGCCAAATCGTCGTTCGAGACGCGCGCAAGACAGCAAAAGAGGCCATTGACGAGGTCTTTGGACTCGCGCGGCGCAACCTGCGTCGGGTGCGGCGTCAAATCAGTATCCCCCGCACGCTTCCGCACGGCGCCTTGAGCACGGGAACACGTGCAATCGGCGGCTGA
- a CDS encoding type IV pilus modification PilV family protein encodes MPKNRVMESMPSRITLGIVNHQSQSGASLLEALIAMIVVSVGLLGVAGLQMRALQSANESAGISNETILANDFGERLWAVARVLADADESDRIEIVTRTRNQWIRDHDRKVAVDDQEDCTLPECCPDPICFIDEDSFALGERKYVQPGAQHPSYIFQIDSSNIFSVVLPTTALISESSQ; translated from the coding sequence ATGCCCAAAAACCGAGTAATGGAATCCATGCCAAGCCGAATAACGCTCGGCATTGTAAACCACCAATCTCAATCGGGCGCCTCACTGCTTGAGGCTTTAATCGCAATGATCGTCGTCAGCGTCGGCCTACTTGGCGTGGCAGGGCTTCAAATGCGGGCTCTTCAATCCGCTAATGAGAGCGCCGGAATTTCCAATGAGACAATCTTGGCAAACGATTTCGGCGAACGCCTTTGGGCAGTCGCCCGCGTACTCGCAGACGCCGACGAAAGCGATCGTATCGAAATCGTGACACGTACCCGGAATCAATGGATCCGTGACCATGATCGCAAGGTCGCTGTTGACGATCAAGAAGACTGCACTCTACCCGAGTGCTGTCCCGATCCAATCTGCTTTATTGACGAAGACAGTTTTGCATTGGGCGAGCGGAAATACGTTCAACCCGGTGCGCAGCACCCGTCGTACATTTTTCAGATCGATTCTAGCAACATCTTTTCGGTCGTTCTTCCAACCACAGCGTTGATCTCGGAGTCCTCCCAATGA
- a CDS encoding type II toxin-antitoxin system VapC family toxin gives MIILDTKVFSEILRAKPAPTVEAWLAGQDGADMFLTAISEAELRDGVAVLTKDKRREALAEAVNGMLREDFRGRVLPFDSAAALEYASIGTERRAAGRPISEFDCQIAAIARAHGVVVATRNVSDFEECGVAVIDSWQHAGGD, from the coding sequence ATGATCATCCTTGACACCAAGGTCTTCTCCGAAATCCTGCGCGCTAAACCGGCACCAACGGTCGAGGCCTGGCTCGCCGGCCAGGACGGTGCGGACATGTTTCTTACCGCGATCAGCGAGGCGGAGCTGCGTGACGGCGTGGCCGTCCTGACGAAGGACAAACGGCGCGAGGCGCTGGCCGAGGCTGTGAACGGAATGCTGCGGGAGGACTTCCGCGGCCGCGTCCTGCCCTTCGACAGCGCTGCTGCCCTCGAATACGCCAGCATCGGGACAGAACGGCGTGCCGCAGGACGACCCATCAGCGAGTTCGATTGCCAGATTGCCGCCATCGCCCGTGCGCACGGCGTTGTCGTGGCCACCCGCAACGTCAGCGACTTCGAGGAATGCGGCGTCGCAGTCATCGACTCGTGGCAACATGCCGGGGGCGACTGA
- a CDS encoding NAD(P)H-binding protein yields MKVAIIGGTGFVGTNISRHLIDAGHRPRLLVRPGSERKVAQPEHCDIVLGDVADPVALDRCLEGSDAVIYLIGILREFPNRGITFDALQRVGVEDTIAAAKRQGVDRFILMSANGVHVEGTPYQRSKALAEAALKASGLRWTIFRPSVIFGDPDGRMEFCSQLKKDIIDSPMPAPLFYSGLFPKNAGGFELAPVHIDDVAAAFVLALSESRTESQTYSLCGPQRLSWKAILTTIAAASGKTKLMLPAPAMAIKATASLLDRYPWFPISRDQIKMLMEGNVCFENDSFARLGLTPTPFGVDQLGYLNR; encoded by the coding sequence ATGAAGGTTGCCATCATCGGCGGTACCGGTTTCGTCGGCACGAACATCTCTCGGCATTTGATCGATGCCGGTCATCGGCCGCGGCTTCTGGTCCGACCGGGGAGCGAGCGGAAGGTCGCTCAGCCGGAACATTGCGATATCGTTCTCGGTGACGTGGCCGATCCGGTTGCGCTCGACCGTTGCCTGGAGGGCTCGGATGCAGTGATCTATCTCATCGGCATCCTGCGCGAGTTTCCGAACCGGGGGATTACCTTCGATGCGTTGCAGCGCGTCGGGGTGGAGGACACCATCGCGGCAGCGAAGCGGCAAGGCGTGGACCGCTTCATCCTGATGAGTGCCAATGGGGTCCATGTCGAGGGCACGCCCTATCAGCGCAGCAAAGCGCTCGCCGAAGCGGCACTCAAGGCATCGGGTCTGCGCTGGACCATCTTCCGCCCCTCGGTCATCTTCGGCGATCCGGATGGTCGCATGGAGTTTTGCTCGCAGCTGAAGAAGGACATCATCGACAGCCCGATGCCGGCGCCGCTCTTCTACAGCGGGCTCTTTCCCAAGAACGCCGGCGGTTTCGAGCTGGCTCCGGTCCATATCGACGACGTCGCCGCGGCCTTCGTGCTGGCCTTGAGCGAGTCGCGCACCGAGTCGCAGACCTACAGCCTCTGCGGGCCGCAGCGCTTGAGCTGGAAAGCGATCCTGACCACCATCGCCGCGGCGTCCGGCAAGACCAAGCTGATGCTCCCCGCCCCGGCCATGGCCATCAAGGCGACCGCGAGTCTGCTGGATCGGTACCCCTGGTTCCCGATCTCGCGCGATCAAATCAAAATGTTGATGGAGGGGAACGTCTGCTTCGAGAACGACAGTTTCGCCCGGCTTGGCCTGACCCCGACGCCCTTCGGCGTCGATCAGCTCGGGTACCTGAACCGATAG
- a CDS encoding type IV pilin protein, with the protein MTHLSNRRRGFTLIELMVVVAIVAILAGIAYPSYVDHVRRARMTDAQMGLMEAAQWMERQYTLNNEYPNNSGITRTPKEATSDSEAYYRISKTSGNSSEYELTATPQSGQQWKDCKSLTIDHHGRRTPPECWR; encoded by the coding sequence GTGACCCACCTCTCGAACCGCCGCCGAGGATTTACCCTCATCGAGCTAATGGTCGTTGTGGCGATCGTCGCGATCCTTGCGGGGATCGCTTATCCGTCCTATGTCGATCACGTCAGGCGCGCTCGGATGACGGATGCGCAGATGGGGTTGATGGAAGCGGCACAGTGGATGGAGCGCCAATATACGCTAAACAACGAATACCCGAACAACTCCGGCATCACACGTACTCCAAAAGAAGCAACAAGCGATTCTGAAGCGTATTACAGAATCTCGAAAACCTCTGGCAACAGCTCTGAATACGAGCTGACAGCCACTCCGCAAAGCGGACAACAGTGGAAAGACTGTAAATCTCTTACGATAGATCATCACGGCAGACGAACCCCCCCGGAATGTTGGAGATGA
- a CDS encoding SDR family NAD(P)-dependent oxidoreductase — MSKTYLIVGGTSGIGAALLGKLLERGHRVIQLSRHPEAAPDHPKVTSLHWDVRTNDFPADGLPTTLDGLVYCPGTIRLRPFERLAEKEWSEDLEINLLGAVRALQGAMKALKAADSASIVLFSTVAVGTGLPFHASIASAKGAVEGLTRSLAAELAPRIRVNAVAPTLTATPLAERLLGNESKRTAAAERHPLRTIGEPEDVASAALWLLEDARMTTGQVVRVDAGLATLRTN, encoded by the coding sequence ATGTCGAAAACCTATTTGATCGTCGGCGGAACATCCGGCATCGGCGCCGCGCTGCTCGGGAAGCTTCTCGAGCGCGGCCATCGCGTGATTCAACTGTCTCGTCACCCGGAAGCGGCACCGGATCACCCGAAGGTCACCAGTCTGCACTGGGACGTCCGAACGAACGACTTCCCCGCGGATGGACTGCCGACGACGCTCGACGGACTCGTCTATTGCCCCGGCACCATCAGGCTGCGCCCCTTCGAACGGCTTGCCGAGAAAGAGTGGTCGGAAGACTTGGAGATCAATCTGCTCGGTGCGGTGCGCGCCCTGCAGGGTGCGATGAAGGCCCTGAAGGCAGCCGATTCCGCCAGCATCGTGCTCTTCAGCACGGTTGCCGTGGGGACCGGGCTTCCGTTTCACGCCTCGATCGCGAGCGCCAAAGGCGCGGTGGAAGGCCTGACGCGATCCCTCGCCGCCGAGCTCGCCCCGCGGATCCGGGTCAACGCCGTGGCGCCGACCCTGACGGCGACACCGCTTGCCGAACGTCTGCTCGGAAACGAGTCCAAGCGCACCGCGGCGGCTGAACGGCACCCCCTACGAACGATCGGAGAGCCCGAAGATGTTGCGAGCGCCGCGCTGTGGCTGCTGGAAGATGCACGCATGACGACAGGGCAAGTGGTTCGCGTCGATGCCGGATTGGCCACCTTGAGAACGAACTGA
- the ltrA gene encoding group II intron reverse transcriptase/maturase, whose amino-acid sequence MDQLRGGLASRLEDLHRRIHTGAYRATPSRRVYIPKADGRLRPLGIAALEDKIVQQAVVTVLNAIYETDFLGFSYGFRPGRSQHQALDALYVAIDTRPVNWVLDADIRSFFDMLDHGWMMRFLEHRIADRRILRLIRNWLKAGVIDEQGRRVPGERGTPQGAVISPLLANIYLHYVHDLWAHQWRRRHARGQVILVRYADDSVYGFQAEVEARGFLADLRERLQRFGLELHPEKTRLIEFGRYAASNRKRQGLGKPETFDFLGFTHICGKTRKGRFAIVRRTVKKRMRATLAAIRGRLREQRHAPIPEQGKWLGRVLRGYFNYHAVPGNLKRLDGFRAEVTRAWRQSLMRRSHKHRMPWSRCNRLARKYLPSVKLAHPYPTVRFAS is encoded by the coding sequence CTGGACCAGCTACGAGGGGGCCTCGCCAGTCGGCTGGAGGACTTGCACCGGCGGATTCATACCGGTGCCTATCGCGCCACGCCGTCGCGGCGAGTCTACATCCCCAAGGCGGATGGTCGTTTGCGTCCGCTGGGGATTGCCGCCTTGGAAGATAAGATCGTGCAGCAGGCGGTGGTGACCGTCCTCAACGCGATTTATGAAACGGATTTCTTGGGGTTCTCCTATGGCTTTCGACCTGGCAGGAGCCAACACCAAGCGCTGGACGCGCTCTATGTCGCCATCGACACCAGGCCGGTCAACTGGGTCTTGGACGCAGACATCCGTTCGTTCTTCGACATGCTCGATCACGGGTGGATGATGCGATTCCTGGAACACCGGATCGCGGATCGACGGATCCTTCGACTGATCCGCAACTGGCTGAAAGCAGGCGTCATCGACGAACAAGGACGGCGGGTTCCCGGCGAACGGGGTACGCCGCAAGGTGCGGTGATTTCGCCGTTACTGGCGAATATCTACTTGCACTACGTTCACGACCTTTGGGCGCACCAATGGCGCCGGCGGCACGCGCGCGGCCAGGTCATCCTGGTCCGCTATGCCGATGATAGCGTGTATGGATTTCAGGCTGAGGTGGAGGCGCGCGGCTTCCTTGCGGACCTGCGCGAACGCCTTCAGCGCTTCGGTCTGGAACTGCATCCGGAGAAGACGCGGCTGATCGAGTTTGGCCGCTACGCTGCTTCCAACCGGAAACGCCAGGGATTGGGAAAGCCGGAGACGTTTGATTTTCTCGGCTTTACGCACATCTGCGGCAAGACCCGGAAAGGCCGATTCGCGATCGTCAGACGCACCGTCAAAAAGCGGATGCGGGCGACGCTGGCGGCGATCCGGGGGCGACTGAGGGAGCAGCGCCACGCGCCAATTCCGGAGCAAGGAAAATGGCTGGGCCGCGTCCTGCGGGGCTACTTCAACTACCACGCGGTGCCGGGCAATCTCAAACGCCTGGACGGCTTCCGAGCGGAAGTCACCCGCGCCTGGCGTCAGTCTCTCATGCGGCGTAGTCACAAGCACCGGATGCCCTGGTCGAGGTGTAACAGGCTGGCTCGAAAATATCTACCGTCGGTGAAACTGGCTCACCCCTACCCGACGGTTCGCTTCGCGTCATGA
- a CDS encoding FitA-like ribbon-helix-helix domain-containing protein, with translation MASITIRNLDDILKRRLRIRAAEHGRSMEEEAREILRRVVGEPEPPVNLVAAIRARVSAFGGADLDLPPREPMREPPVMD, from the coding sequence ATGGCCAGCATCACGATCCGCAATCTCGACGACATCTTGAAGCGCCGTCTGCGCATACGCGCGGCCGAGCACGGACGCTCGATGGAAGAGGAAGCACGGGAAATCCTGCGCCGTGTCGTAGGCGAGCCTGAGCCGCCCGTCAACCTCGTGGCGGCAATCCGCGCCCGCGTCTCCGCCTTCGGGGGGGCGGACCTCGACCTTCCGCCCCGCGAGCCGATGCGCGAACCGCCGGTTATGGATTGA